The segment GGGAACGTTCCATCTGCTGGTGATCTCGGGTTCGCATCTGGCTCTCCTTGGTTGGTTGGTGGCAAGTGCCACCCGCCGCTGGTTTTCCCCGCGTTGGGTATCTGCTTCGGTCACTCTGGTCATGATCTGGAGCTACTGCTGGATGGTTGGAAGTGAGCCACCTGTCCAGCGGGCAGCGGTGGCCATTACGGTCTGGCAACTGTGTGGACTTTTTTTCCGTCAACCTGAGCCACTCAACGTAGTGGGCGCCGCCAGCATCGCTTTATTGCTTTTCAAACCCTCAGACCTTTTTTCACCCAGTTTTCAATTGACGATTGGGGCCGTCTGGCTGCTGGTCGGCGGTGTGATGCCGCTGGTATCAAGCCTTGAACGGATTGGGAACTGGCGACCGACTCGCCAGACACCCTTGCCGCCTGTGTGCCCCAGGTGGATTCGAGTCCTGGCCGAAGCACTCTTTTGGAGCCCGCAACGCTTTGCTGAAGACATGGCGCGATCTCCGATTACCTACCAGCTTGAAAAATCAAATGCCGCGTTCTGGCTTGAGCAAATTGGTCTTCCTCAGTTCCTCAGAAAGCGATTTCCCTGGGCAAAGGTGATGAATCTTCAGGTTCTGATCCGGTGGGGCGTGGTGTTGCTGATTGCTTCTGGGATGGTTCAACTTGCATTGTTGCCGCTCAGTGCCGCCTATTTTAACCGATTCACGCCGATTGGCCTGATTTCCAATCTGGGAGCTGAACTGGTGCTGGGGCTCATTCTCATTCTGGCCAGCGGGTATTTCCTTTCGCTGGTCGTTCATTCAGGGCTCACGGGGTGGTTGGTTCTGGCGTTGGAGTGGGTCACCTCAGGGTTTGTCAAACTGGCGACCTGGGGTGCTGAGTGGTCCTGGGCAAGCTGGCGAATTCCTCACCTGGAAGGCCGGTTGATTGGCGTTTATGTCCTGTATGGCGTGATGGTGATGGTGATGATTGCCATCCTCCAGCACTGGAAGCCACTCCTGCAAAGTCCCAGGCCAGAACCAACCTTCGGGAAAAAATATCGGGTTATCCTGGGAGCATTTCTGGTGGCTATCTGGGGAACGCTGGCGGTCTGGATTATCAACCCACCGCGCTGGTGGACGGCAGCTCCAGCAGGTGTTTTGCGGGTAACCTTTCTCGATGTTGGGCAGGGAGATTCAGCCGTGGTTGAATTTCCAACCGGCCAGGTGATGCTCATTGACAGTGGCGGCTGGTCAGCCTGGACCAAACCGGCTGAATCGGGATTTAATCCGGACCGGCGGGGAATTGGCGAGCGCGTTGTTTCACGGGCATTGTGGGCACGGGGGATTCGTCGTCTGGATTGGATTGTCGGAACGCACGGGGATGCTGACCATCTTCAAGGGTTTAGTGAAGTTGTTCGGAATTTCCCGGTTGGGCAAGCCTTGGGAAGCGGGAGTGAATCATCAGACCGCACCTATCAAACCTGGCAACAGGCGCTCGACACACAGCACATTCAACTGATTCAACTGGGAGCCGGGTATCGCTGGGAAGTCGGGGCGGTGCAGGTCGAGGTCCTTTCGCCTCCTGACGCATCTAAACGCTTCTTTCAGTCTGATAATGATAATTCTTTAGTGCTCAGGGTTTCCTATGGTCAGCAATCCTTTTTATTTACCGGCGACATTGAAAAAACGGCTGAACACTGGCTGGTTTCCCAGTCGAATCTCCAATCCTGCACCGTTCTCAAAGCACCACATCACGGCAGCAAAACCTCAAGCACGGTCGAGTTTTTAGAACATACCCGGCCTCAGCACGTGGTGTTTTGCGCCCCGGAGCATTCGATTTACCATCATCCTCATCCAGATGTGGTTCGTCGCTATCAGTACCTCTTTCCAGCCGCCCAACTCTGG is part of the Acidobacteriota bacterium genome and harbors:
- a CDS encoding ComEC/Rec2 family competence protein; translated protein: MKGQSGVSQPSRGGFDWTRRPLWYGSWVFGAGIGFGSLQFVQATVFWIVGIVVAACLASGFGYLKSWSGLWWGSLVIAVFGVGALGAIQEKQAAVHPDQLAWILAQHQIDPTEAVKLTGVVEDWPEPAIQRLYLTMKVTEARFKDQIQPVQGRISVVYPLEKITFKQAWESHPIVPGTLVQLVVKLQWRSQCHNPGMLELDDFLSASNLTAIGRVQSIESILAPGTSQGWHIRIRMLRLRAINRLFEDFEPRVAGLLAALLFGSRAFLEAGWAESFRQTGTFHLLVISGSHLALLGWLVASATRRWFSPRWVSASVTLVMIWSYCWMVGSEPPVQRAAVAITVWQLCGLFFRQPEPLNVVGAASIALLLFKPSDLFSPSFQLTIGAVWLLVGGVMPLVSSLERIGNWRPTRQTPLPPVCPRWIRVLAEALFWSPQRFAEDMARSPITYQLEKSNAAFWLEQIGLPQFLRKRFPWAKVMNLQVLIRWGVVLLIASGMVQLALLPLSAAYFNRFTPIGLISNLGAELVLGLILILASGYFLSLVVHSGLTGWLVLALEWVTSGFVKLATWGAEWSWASWRIPHLEGRLIGVYVLYGVMVMVMIAILQHWKPLLQSPRPEPTFGKKYRVILGAFLVAIWGTLAVWIINPPRWWTAAPAGVLRVTFLDVGQGDSAVVEFPTGQVMLIDSGGWSAWTKPAESGFNPDRRGIGERVVSRALWARGIRRLDWIVGTHGDADHLQGFSEVVRNFPVGQALGSGSESSDRTYQTWQQALDTQHIQLIQLGAGYRWEVGAVQVEVLSPPDASKRFFQSDNDNSLVLRVSYGQQSFLFTGDIEKTAEHWLVSQSNLQSCTVLKAPHHGSKTSSTVEFLEHTRPQHVVFCAPEHSIYHHPHPDVVRRYQYLFPAAQLWQTGLNGAVTFETDGNWLQGRGFVGK